One region of Syntrophobacter fumaroxidans MPOB genomic DNA includes:
- a CDS encoding rubrerythrin family protein — MSKTEKNLKEAFAGESQANRRYLAYAERAEDEFMHGVAKLFRAVAEAETIHAHKHLRTLGMVKSTAENIKDALEGEVHEFKNMYPQMIEEAKAEGQKSAEISFHHANEVEKIHAKLYEKALEDPANFPVQDYYVCKICGYTVGKEAPEKCPVCGANQKAFKKV; from the coding sequence ATGTCGAAGACCGAGAAGAATTTGAAGGAGGCATTCGCAGGCGAATCACAGGCCAATCGCCGCTACCTGGCCTACGCAGAGCGCGCCGAGGACGAATTCATGCATGGAGTGGCGAAGCTTTTCCGGGCGGTCGCGGAAGCTGAAACCATCCACGCCCACAAGCACTTGCGGACACTCGGAATGGTCAAGTCAACCGCCGAGAACATCAAGGACGCCCTGGAAGGGGAAGTGCACGAATTCAAGAACATGTATCCGCAGATGATCGAGGAGGCCAAGGCCGAAGGCCAGAAATCCGCGGAGATCAGTTTCCACCACGCCAATGAAGTGGAGAAGATTCACGCAAAGCTCTATGAGAAGGCCCTCGAAGACCCCGCGAATTTCCCCGTCCAGGACTACTACGTCTGCAAAATCTGCGGCTATACCGTGGGCAAGGAAGCCCCGGAAAAATGCCCCGTTTGCGGCGCCAACCAGAAGGCGTTCAAGAAAGTGTGA